In Sardina pilchardus chromosome 8, fSarPil1.1, whole genome shotgun sequence, a genomic segment contains:
- the tmem150aa gene encoding transmembrane protein 150Aa produces MTAWIVLPVSLSAFSITGIWIVYAMAVMNHHVCPVENWSYNVTCTEEPSKPGFPKTCCTIQDIPLISKCGSFPPESCLFSLIGNVGAFMVVMVCLLRYAQMIEHGHGCWINTGGLVAGFGNAVGLVMVGNFQVDHAKTLHYVGAGVAFPAGMVFVCLQCLLTYRVALTALDYWMAHVRVGLTVAALVSLVLSGAFFIHESFVLQHAAAICEWVFTVDILVFYGTFTYEFGTVTSETMMAGLQRGCHQSASMILGGSERLGGLGSGSAKGLKSPGGSSTSTHLNCTPESIAML; encoded by the exons ATGACTGCCTGGATCGTTCTGCCTGTCAGCTTGTCTGCCTTCTCCATCACTGGAATATGGATAGT CTATGCTATGGCTGTCATGAACCACCATGTTTGTCCAGTAGAAAACTG GTCATACAATGTCACATGTACAGAGGAACCCTCTAAACCAGGCTTTCCAAAGACATGCTGCACCATTCAGGATATCCCCCTCATCAG TAAATGTGGGTCCTTCCCTCCTGAAAGCTGTCTATTCAGCCTGATTGGCAACGTGGGAGCATTCATGG TGGTGATGGTGTGCCTTTTGCGCTATGCTCAGATGATTGAGCATGGCCACGGCTGCTGGATCAACACCGGCGGCCTGGTGGCTGGATTCGGCAACGCCGTTGGCTTAGTCATGGTGGGGAATTTCCAG GTGGACCATGCTAAGACTCTCCACTATGTGGGGGCTGGTGTGGCATTCCCAGCCGGAATGGTGTTCGTGTGCCTGCAGTGTCTGCTCACCTATCGGGTGGCCCTCACTGCCCTGGACTACTGGATGGCACATGTACGGGTTGGCCTGACTGTGGCCGCTCTGGTTTCACTCGTCCTCA GTGGTGCTTTCTTCATCCACGAGAGCTTTGTGCTGCAGCATGCAGCAGCCATCTGTGAGTGGGTCTTCACTGTGGACATCCTCGTCTTTTATGGCACCTTCACCTACGAGTTCGGCACCGTCACCAGCGAGACCATGATGGCCGGCCTGCAGCGCGGCTGCCACCAGAGCGCCAGCATGATCCTGGGCGGGAGCGAGCGGCTAGGGGGCCTCGGCAGCGGGAGCGCCAAGGGCCTCAAGTCCCCCGGGGGGAgcagcacctccacccacctgAACTGCACGCCAGAGAGCATCGCCATGCTGTAG